In Mustela lutreola isolate mMusLut2 chromosome 1, mMusLut2.pri, whole genome shotgun sequence, one genomic interval encodes:
- the AIP gene encoding AH receptor-interacting protein isoform X2 produces the protein MADIIARLREDGIQKRVIQEGRGELPDFQDGTKATFHYRTLHSDKEGTVLDDSRVRGKPMELIIGKKFKLPVWETIVCTMREGEIAQFCCDVKHVVLYPLVAKSLRNIAAGKDPLEGQRHCCGIAQMHEHNSLGHADLDALQQNPQPLIFDIEMLKVESPGTYQQDPWAMTDEEKAKAVPLIHQEGNKLYREGHVKEAAAKYYDAIACLKNLQMKEQPGSPDWIQLDQQITPLLLNYCQCKLVAQEYYEVLDHCSSILNKQRQGLLQEGQGTRGRVERPGGPG, from the exons ATGGCGGATATCATCGCAAGACTCCGGGAGGACGGGATCCAAAAGCGTGTGATACAGGAGGGCCGAGGAGAGCTCCCCGACTTTCAGGATGGAACCAAG GCCACGTTCCACTACCGGACTCTGCACAGCGACAAGGAGGGCACCGTGCTGGACGACAGCCGGGTGCGTGGCAAGCCCATGGAGCTCATCATTGGTAAGAAGTTCAAGCTGCCTGTGTGGGAGACCATCGTGTGCACCATGCGTGAGGGGGAGATCGCCCAGTTCTGCTGTGATGTCAAG CACGTGGTCCTGTACCCGCTGGTGGCCAAGAGTTTGCGCAACATCGCGGCAGGCAAGGACCCCCTGGAGGGCCAGCGACACTGCTGTGGCATCGCCCAGATGCACGAGCACAACTCCCTGGGCCACGCTGACCTGGACGCCCTGCAGCAGAACCCCCAGCCTCTCATCTTCGACATTGAGATGCTCAAG GTGGAGAGTCCTGGCACGTACCAGCAGGACCCCTGGGCCATGACGGATGAGGAGAAGGCGAAGGCGGTGCCGCTCATCCACCAGGAGGGCAACAAGCTGTACCGGGAGGGCCACGTGAAGGAGGCCGCCGCCAAGTACTACGACGCCATCGCCTGCCTCAAGAACCTGCAGATGAAG GAGCAGCCTGGATCCCCTGACTGGATCCAGCTGGACCAGCAGATCACCCCGCTGCTCCTCAACTACTGTCAGTGCAAGCTGGTGGCCCAGGAGTACTACGAGGTGCTGGACCACTGCTCGTCCATCCTCAACAA ACAACGTCAAGGCCTACTTCAAGAGGGGCAAGGCACACGCGGCCGTGTGGAACGCCCAGGAGGCCCAGGCTGA
- the AIP gene encoding AH receptor-interacting protein isoform X1, translating to MADIIARLREDGIQKRVIQEGRGELPDFQDGTKATFHYRTLHSDKEGTVLDDSRVRGKPMELIIGKKFKLPVWETIVCTMREGEIAQFCCDVKHVVLYPLVAKSLRNIAAGKDPLEGQRHCCGIAQMHEHNSLGHADLDALQQNPQPLIFDIEMLKVESPGTYQQDPWAMTDEEKAKAVPLIHQEGNKLYREGHVKEAAAKYYDAIACLKNLQMKEQPGSPDWIQLDQQITPLLLNYCQCKLVAQEYYEVLDHCSSILNKYDDNVKAYFKRGKAHAAVWNAQEAQADFAKVLELDPALAPIVGRELRALEARIRQKDEEDKARFRGIFSH from the exons ATGGCGGATATCATCGCAAGACTCCGGGAGGACGGGATCCAAAAGCGTGTGATACAGGAGGGCCGAGGAGAGCTCCCCGACTTTCAGGATGGAACCAAG GCCACGTTCCACTACCGGACTCTGCACAGCGACAAGGAGGGCACCGTGCTGGACGACAGCCGGGTGCGTGGCAAGCCCATGGAGCTCATCATTGGTAAGAAGTTCAAGCTGCCTGTGTGGGAGACCATCGTGTGCACCATGCGTGAGGGGGAGATCGCCCAGTTCTGCTGTGATGTCAAG CACGTGGTCCTGTACCCGCTGGTGGCCAAGAGTTTGCGCAACATCGCGGCAGGCAAGGACCCCCTGGAGGGCCAGCGACACTGCTGTGGCATCGCCCAGATGCACGAGCACAACTCCCTGGGCCACGCTGACCTGGACGCCCTGCAGCAGAACCCCCAGCCTCTCATCTTCGACATTGAGATGCTCAAG GTGGAGAGTCCTGGCACGTACCAGCAGGACCCCTGGGCCATGACGGATGAGGAGAAGGCGAAGGCGGTGCCGCTCATCCACCAGGAGGGCAACAAGCTGTACCGGGAGGGCCACGTGAAGGAGGCCGCCGCCAAGTACTACGACGCCATCGCCTGCCTCAAGAACCTGCAGATGAAG GAGCAGCCTGGATCCCCTGACTGGATCCAGCTGGACCAGCAGATCACCCCGCTGCTCCTCAACTACTGTCAGTGCAAGCTGGTGGCCCAGGAGTACTACGAGGTGCTGGACCACTGCTCGTCCATCCTCAACAAGTACGACG ACAACGTCAAGGCCTACTTCAAGAGGGGCAAGGCACACGCGGCCGTGTGGAACGCCCAGGAGGCCCAGGCTGACTTTGCCAAGGTGCTGGAGCTGGACCCCGCCCTGGCGCCCATCGTGGGCCGGGAGCTGCGGGCCCTGGAGGCACGGATCCGGCAGAAGGACGAAGAGGACAAGGCTCGCTTCCGGGGCATTTTCTCCCACTGA